The window CCGATTGTCGCCTGACTGATACTGCAGTGAGACCAAAGATGACCCCCAGCCAGGGCTGCGCGCGAGGTGTTTTTCGTGTCGAGTTTCTCGCTGACCGGCCATAACAGTATTATATCTCCACCCTGACCACGAAAAAGACTATATTCGTACCATTATCGGCGCGATGGGAAGAGGATGTGTTTATTTTCCGGCATCATTTGTGTCGCGCGAACACATTCAGTGAAAAATAGAGTTATTATGTCCGGACACCGGAGTTGAACTATCGGAATCTGTGACGTTCTCTTCCCTGTGGTTTAATATCTGTCAGTCTAACCGGTTTAGTCGTCGTGCGGGATCTCGCACTCGAGTCAACTCGGCAGTGTGTGGCCGAGAGGGTGACGCGAACCCGCCTACGAACCCCCATGGTGAACGGTAATGCGTGAGGAGACAACCAATACATCGTCCGTGTTCGACGATCTGTCAGACACGGCAGTGGACACTCAGTCGGAATCGTACGAAAGCCCTCTTGGCTCACTCGAGGGATCGAAACACACGACCGAATCGGTCGAGCGCGAACTCGAAGCCCTGATGGAGCAGGTAAACGGGACGCTCGCGACCGAGGACGTGCAGTTCGATGAGGCGATGATCAAGGAGAATCTCGAAGAGATTTTGCTCTTGCTCATCGCCGTTCGTGGGGAAGCCCACGGCAAGGAACTGCTCTCTGATTTGACACAGTTGTTCGACGCAACGCTCAGTCCGGGGACGGTCTATCCCGCACTGCACGCGCTGAACGAAGCGGACGTGCTGGCGATGCACACCAAAGTGCGAACAAAAGAGTATTCCATCGACGACGGGGCACACGTCCGTGAGACCGTCGAGCAGACGATGGTACAGCACCTGGCGTTTGGACTCTTACTGTACGCATTTCTCGGCCGACTCTAATCGGACGATTGCTGTCTGGACGACTTTCTTTCGCGCTGTTTCCGCGTTCCAATGGAGAGAGACGTCCTCGAGATCGATCTACTGGCCGTCCTCGAGGCTCTTCGCGATATCGCTCAGGCTCTTGCTTGGTGGCTCGGAAGCGTCGTAATAGTTCGTTTGTCCAGGCTCGCGCAAC is drawn from Natronolimnobius sp. AArcel1 and contains these coding sequences:
- a CDS encoding helix-turn-helix transcriptional regulator, encoding MREETTNTSSVFDDLSDTAVDTQSESYESPLGSLEGSKHTTESVERELEALMEQVNGTLATEDVQFDEAMIKENLEEILLLLIAVRGEAHGKELLSDLTQLFDATLSPGTVYPALHALNEADVLAMHTKVRTKEYSIDDGAHVRETVEQTMVQHLAFGLLLYAFLGRL